The genomic window TCGACGAAGATCCGGCTCGCGCGAGCCACCCGAGCGGTCGTCTCCACCGCGAAGGAGCCGGAAGCGGTGCGCGCCCGCCCGGTCGGTGCATGCTTCGGCACGACGAGGACGACGGGCTCACCCTCGAGGAGGAACCCCGCCCCCATCGGGAACACGCGCCGCTTGCCGCGGTAGTCCTCGAGCTCGACCGTCTTCGCCTCGACGCGTGTGATAGCGCCGCAGAAGCCGCCCAGTTCCTCGACCACGAGGTCGGTCACCGCCTCGACCTCGCGGGCCACCACGCGGTTCTTCTTCCGCCAGTCCCCCGCGAGGACGTCCTGACCGTACCTGTCTTCGAACACCCGTCAACGCTACGACAGCACCGTTCACAACTCAGGATCACCGCGGCGTGGCGGCGGCACCTGCCGCCTCGGGCCGACGACACTCCGAGATCGTCCTGAATTGCGAACCGCGCCGGTACTCAGGCTGCGGCGCGCTCGGCCTCGCGGGCGAGACCGCCGAGCAGGAGCCCGAGCTGGTCGTCCACGGTGCCCGGGTCCTCCGGGTGCCACTGCACGCCCGTGATCGGCAGGGTGCGGTGCTCGATCGCCTCGACGGTGCCGTCGGAGGCCCAGGCGACGGCACGCAGACCCTCGCCGAGCTCGCCGACCGACTGGTGGTGGGCGCTCTGCACCTGGAGGTGACGGGCGCCGAGTCGGAACGCGAGGGCGCTCGAGGGGTCGAGCTCGACCTCGTGCGGGGTCATGCTCTCATCGACCGGGACGCCCTCGTTGCGGTGGGCGCTGTGCTCACCGAGGTCCTGCACGAGCGTCCCGCCGAGGGCGACGTTGATGATCTGGTGACCGCGGCAGATCCCGAGCAGCGGCGTGCCACGCTCGGCGGCGCGACGGGCGACCGCCAGCTGGGCGCGGTCGGCCTCGGGGAAGTGCTGGCCCTCGGCGCGGTAGCCGGTGGTGCCGCCGTACTGGGCGGGATCGATGTCGGCTCCGCCCATGATGACGACGGCGGAGGCCCCGTCGGTCGAGGCGAGGAGCGCATCGGTGCCGAGGTCGTGCGCGGCCAACCGGGTCACGCGCCAGCCTGCCCGTTCGGCGGCGGCGATGGTCCGTCCGACGAGGATCTGCACGTACTCGTGGTACGCCTGGTCGTCCTCACGGAACCTGGTGACCTCGACGAGCGCCAGCATGGGTGAGACGTGTCCTTGCATGATGCTCCTTCCAGGGGTTCCGTGAGGTGACTCCACCAGTCTCACCGGACGGATGCCCTCGCGCGAGCTGCCGCGTCACGGTCGGTAACAGAGTCCCGGTGGGCGTCGGTGAAGCCCGGTCACCGCCGTATAGCACAGCTGTGGTTCGGCACGCTCGCTGGGAGCCCGCTGTAGAGATGTCGAGGGCCCGGACCTAGACTCGGAACCGAGCCGCGGGGTGGGGCTCCAGGGTCCGAACGAGTGACGAGGTGGCCGATGCGGGTTCGCTGGGCGGTATCGATCTGGGCCTGCTGCGTGGCCGTGCTCCTCGGAGTGGGAGCCACCACCGCCTGGGCGGAGAGCCCGGTGCAGCTCGGGGCCGGGCGCGTGTCCGACAGCGCAGGTGTCCTCAGCAGCGGTGAGGTCACCGAGATCACGACGGCCGTCGACGAGCTGGCCGCGGATCACGGCGTCGACCTCTGGGTGGTCTACGTGCCGACCTTCACCGACCCGAGTGACGCCGAGTCCTGGGCGAACCAGACCGCGAAGGACAACAACCTCGGACCGAACCAGTACCTGCTGGCCGTGGCGACCGAGGACCGCGCCTACTACCTCTCCGGCGACTCCAGCGGACCGGTGAGCGGTGATCAGCTGACCGAGATCGAGCAGCAGCGGATCCTGCCGCAGCTGCGTGATGACGACTGGACCGGCGCCGGCGTCGCTGCCGCCGAAGGCCTGGGTGCCGCCGT from Plantibacter flavus includes these protein-coding regions:
- a CDS encoding gamma-glutamyl-gamma-aminobutyrate hydrolase family protein codes for the protein MQGHVSPMLALVEVTRFREDDQAYHEYVQILVGRTIAAAERAGWRVTRLAAHDLGTDALLASTDGASAVVIMGGADIDPAQYGGTTGYRAEGQHFPEADRAQLAVARRAAERGTPLLGICRGHQIINVALGGTLVQDLGEHSAHRNEGVPVDESMTPHEVELDPSSALAFRLGARHLQVQSAHHQSVGELGEGLRAVAWASDGTVEAIEHRTLPITGVQWHPEDPGTVDDQLGLLLGGLAREAERAAA